The following is a genomic window from Miscanthus floridulus cultivar M001 chromosome 14, ASM1932011v1, whole genome shotgun sequence.
CcatgctcctcgacatcaccaccaacttcgcctcgggcgaagaggctgtaggggccatcttccccgagaacgacgccaaggggaagcagagggatgaggcccctgaggcctcggttccccacctccccaaaagaaagaagaaggatcgctAGGGGAAGCGGGCCATCCATgaggctgatctggtcgtggCCGTAGAAcacaagaatccctgaggccccaggggccccagacctttcgacgacatgcttaagaaaccctgcccttaccaccaaggtcTGGTAAAGCATGCCCTCAAGGATTTCTCCATGTTGCGGTGTTACtatgccaggctcgggctccccgacgacaacgccaagcagaagggcgccggtgattgggacgatgacaaggacaacgggttccccgaggtacataacgccttcatgatcttcggcggaccctcggcgtgccttacggcgcgaCAGTGAAAGAGGGAACGCTGAGAGGTCTTCTCTGTccaggtggccactccccggtacctcgactggtctcgggaggcaatcacctttgaccaagatgaccaccccaaccatgttccgaatcccgggcagtacccacttgttgtcgacccgatcgtcggcaacacccgactcaccaaggtgttgatggacggaggcagcggcctcaatatcctttacgccaacaccctagagctcttggagatcgaccgatcaAGGCTCTGAGGCGAcgccgcacctttccacggcattgtgccagggaaacgcacgcgacccctcaggcgcatcgaccttctcgtctgcttcggcaccccctccaactaccgcaaggaggtccttaccttcgaggtggtcgggttcaggggaacctaccacgccatcctggggcggccgtgctatgccaagttcatggcagtccccaactatacctacctcaagctcaagatgttaggCCCCAgtggtatcatcacgattgagtccacatacgaacatgcatacaactgcgacatcgagtgcatcgagtacgccgaggctctcacagaggccgagaccctcatcgccaacctcgaccaactcagtggtgagGCACCGAactccaagcgtcgtgcaggggtgttcgagcccgcggaggccgtcaagctcgtcccggtcgaccccgcctgccccgacgaccgagcgctgaaaATCAACACCACCCTcgatatcaaataggaagccatgctcgtcgacttcctccgtgcgaatgccgacatattcgcatggagtccctcggacatgccgggcatatcgAGAGAGGTCGCTGAGCacaccttggacatccgggctggctctagaccggtgaagcaacgcctgcaccGATTCGATgtggaaaagcgtagggccatcggtgaggaagtgcagaaactcttggcggccgggttcatcaaggaagtgtcccacccaaagtggttggctaaccccgtgttagttaggaagaaaaatgggaaatggaggacgtgtgtagactacaccggtttgaataaagcctgtccaaaagtccccttcccattaccccgaatcgatcagatcgttgactccactgcggggtgcaagaccctatctttccttgatgcgtattctggttaccatcaaatcaagacgaaagagtccgaccagcttgcgacttctttcatcaccccattcggcatgtactgctacgtgactatgcctttcggcctcaaaaATGtgggggccacgtaccagcggtgcatgacctaggtctttggcaaccacgttgggcgaaccgtcgaggcctatgtggatgacatcgtggtcaagtccagaaaggccgaaGATCTCGTCAAcgacttgaagatagccttcaaatgccttagagagaagggcatcaagctcaatctcgagaagtgtgtgttcggggtcccccgaggcatgctcttgggattcatagtctcggagcgcggcatcgaagccaacccagagaaggtctcggccgtaaccagcatgggaccaatcagagacctcaagggagtgcagagggtcgtgggatgccttgcggccctgagccgcttcatctcgcgcctcggtgaaaaaggcttgcctctgtatcgcctcttgagaaaatccgaacgctttttctggacccccgaggccgaagaagccctcgccaagcttaaAGCACTGCTCACTaatcctcctgtcctggtaccctcagccagggatgaggccctcttactctacgtcgccacgacgacccaagtggtcagcgctactgtagtagtagaaaggcaggaagaagggcatgctctacccacccaatgacctgtttacttcatcagcgaggtgctctccaagaccaaaacacgctacccccacatccagaagctggtctacattgtagtcctagcccggcgcaagctgcgtcactacttcgagtcccacccagtgaccgtggtattgtctttccccttgggagagatagtccacaACCGGgaagcctcaggcaggatagccaagtgggccgtcgagcttatgggggaagccttgacttttgcgcctcagaaagcaattaagtctcaggtcttggccgattttgtggctgagtggatcgacacccaattaccacctgcctaagcaagcagtgctgttcttcactgacattatccacaggtttggggttcctaacaccatcatcaccgacaacgagaCACAGTTCATCGGCAATAAATTCCTGACATTCTacaacgaccaccacatccgtgtagcctggtcagccataggacacccaaggactaacggccaagtagagcgtgccaatggcatgatcctacaaggccttaagccaagaatttacaaccggttgaagaagtttggcaagaaatggctcgccgaactcccatcggttatctggagcctgaggaacactccaagccaagccacgaggttcacgcctttcttcctggtctatggggccgaggccatcctccccactgacttggaatatggttccccaagactacaagcctataacgaacaaagtaaccgcaccacccgagaggacaccctcgaccaactagaggaagcccgagacgtcgcgctgctgcacTCCGCTAAATACCAGCAAACCCTACGACGCTATTAGGCCCGGCGTGtctgaggccgagacttgaaggtaggtgacctggtgttgcggctagcacagagcaacaagggccgccacaagttgaccccgccatgggaaggaccgtacatcatcgcccaagtgctgaagcccgggacctacaagctagccaacgaaaagggtgaaatcttcaccaacgcttggaacatagaacagctacgtcgcttttatccttaaaatttcaagcattgtatatattgtttctcggaatgCAATTGAAACCCGTTTTTTAGTTGTTCTATTTTTTTGAGAAATTCCCTGAGCCTATCGTTGGTCTCGGCACCACGAtgacactataagggagactcggctctgcctccacAGAGCTgaatctccctcgggggctagatgggggattccccctaaagtcccatgcgccatttttagtcatttttcgaaaaaattcctacgccaaaccctctagcacactctgacgaatcggttgcgaaaaacccaaggaccaaaagcccgtcttagggccagaaggccggctaagtcacgagacggcctaagcctccgggctatggcgctccctcaccacctttcgcccaagggaTGGCTCAggctccaaagaggttttttgcaaagaaatcagatcagagacaacaagagggcagaggctcggaaacacaaGACAAGcgattaaagaaacacgagtAATTTAAAAACAGAGGCATCGACGGCCataagcgttacgatacaaatttaattcctactctatttacatggccgcttgggcccaggtcaaggctcaggacctCTGGCATCGGTAGAcagcgggggagggaccacctcctcttcaaacaacatTGCCAGCgcggtgccagggccttccgccccCTCCAACAGCTTGATCACCACCTCGTtggcctcatcgtcatcatcgggcaagacatagccatcgctgatggcttgaaggtcaacaccaatgtagtgcgaggcgatgatggccagtgcgctcttgacgcccgtatgcagcgctcctcggagccgctcatgCACTTgactgctcagcgcaatcagacgactcccaagggagctgcctgactgaacccccttgaCCACCAGGGCCTCGCAAGCGGCACGGGCGGCactcttcagcgcctcgtgctccccgatctcggtcttgagcaccgtctgcaccacgctggcagcctcggctgcccgggtaacctctgcctctgactctacaccacagaaaatggaatggggttgagcgagaaaaaaaacaagctaaatagggatggaagcctatggaactcacccttggccttaagctcccagtgtcgggcctcgacccgaaaggcctcagctttctccttcaggcgctgagcctcgacccgagaagcctcggccgccctggaagcttcactccctagctctgcgtcacaccaggaagttagggaacgaacataagaaaaagcgaataaaatgaagggactaggactcaccctcggcctttcccctccaaaccacagccttggTTCGTGAGGCCTCAGCCattgcaagggcctcatccaaagcgcctttcgtcagctggtgcgcattctgttccgcccctagctgccTAGCAAGAGCCGTGGCCAAGGCCATAGCTTCTATGACtcgagacctgaaggcatcccgatcactggccacgcgggtgagctcctcctccaactccttgacctgcaccaccagaggggcgagctgctcctgggccatggccgcctcgaccttcgcgttggcacaacgaaggcggaggtcctccacctctgcgctccgcGCTAACATGAGCTCATTGGTGcctgcaagaaggcccttctgccgctgaatctggtcccagacatccctctcccgatggaggaagaccgacttcccaagagatcgggtctcgagctcctaggggaaacagaacaggggtcaatccctacaaagaaaactcagaaaaagaccaccgcatgggaaaagaaagcacgaacctgggcgactccgggcaaatcgttggccaccacggacagcgccgtccgtagagaCCGCTCTGCCAGTTGGTGGTACTACTCGAATGTGTCCCAGCGACCGCCCTCGGCCGCatcctcgagggcaaacagaggctctgcCTCAGGATCATCCCAGCTTTGCCACAGGACATGCGGGTGGTTCCACCCGCGGGGCTcaggtcgcacccgcacgagggccgagcttccctcgcccggggttggaaccggctgttccacgacaccggccatctcggcgccggccatctcctgcgcccgggaagtatcgtcggaggagatcggaagaacttccacctcccgggcgctctcccgcaacggcggcgggccttgaaccaagggtgccgccaaggcctctgccgccttcatctccacttcctaggccggTAGCCCCGCCATGATCATGTCAGCGtcggtggtcccaggggctctagcctctgccatcatggcctcagtggtcccgggggctccggcctccgccatcgtggcctcggtggtcttgggggctctagcctccgccatcgtggcctcg
Proteins encoded in this region:
- the LOC136503780 gene encoding uncharacterized protein, with protein sequence MAVPNYTYLKLKMLGPSGIITIESTYEHAYNCDIECIEYAEALTEAETLIANLDQLSGEAPNSKRRAGVFEPAEAVKLVPVDPACPDDRALKINTTLDIK